The sequence GAATGATGTTGATCAGGCTGAGGGGTGGTTAAAAGAAGAAGCACAGAAACAAGGCTGGGAAAAAGCGACAAAGCTGGGCGGGCGAACGATGTCATCAGGCCTGATTGGTGTGAGGGTGGATGGTGATCTGGCTGCAATGGTTGAGGTAATTGACACTGATTGATCTTGATTGACATGTGGAGCAGTTGGCAACTAATCGAGACAACAGCTTATTTCAGGAAGTCGGGAAGTACTGCCTGAGAGCCAGGAGTTTTGAAGCCAGTAAAACCTGGAATGTAGTCCAATCCTTCCGTATCCAGTCACCATGCTCATTTTATCTTTTAGATCAAAGTTTGCAATGTAATCAGACAGCTGCAGCAATTGCAAATAAGATATTTCAGAAGTATTGAATAATTCACCATTCAAATGTCTCTTCCAGATTAACTGCGAGACAGACTTCGTCGCCAGGAACAAGAAGTTCCAGAATCTTGTTTCTCAGATCAGTAACCTCGTCCTACAGCAAGGGAAGGAGAGTGATGCTGCTAAGATCTACTGGGAGAGAGATGAATTTAATAAACTGAGCAGCAGTAATAAGACAATATCTGACATGGTTGCAATGGAGGTTGGAAGTTTAGGTGAAAATATGGCAGCGAAGAGAGGAGTGGTGATCAGAGCAGGGGAGAACTTCAAAGTGGGTCATTATGTTCATGCAATTGGTAAGTACAATGTGTGCACATACAAGTTCTAAGATGTGTCCAAAGATAGCTTTTCCTTGGCATGGTGCAGTATCCTAAACAATTTCTATGACCTAACTGCTGTGTCCTATAATCTTTATAACTTCCTTTATTTCCAGGTGCAGGTGACAAAGAATCTGGTCAATGTAGCCTAGGAAAATATGCATCTGTCATCAGATACCGGCAGACGGCACCCGTAGATTTACCCAAGTTCTCATTGGAGGAGGCGGCTAGGCAATTATGTCAACATATTGTAGGTAGGTATTGGTGGCTATTTCTGTAACATTGGTCAGGAGGAGTCGTGATCTTCATCAGAGGGCAGCAATCCCCAGGGTATTCAGGTCACAAACGTGTAATATCCTGTAAACATGGAAGGATACCTTGAACACAGTCTATTCTGTCCACAGTGCCTGGAAACTACAATAGTTCATAAAATGTTCACTTGTTTCATCTCCATTCCAGGTATGAATCCAACCTCTGTTGGCTCTACAGAAGATGAACCTAGCGAAAGTAAGGACAACGAGTCCAAAATGATTCACCAGGAATATCTACTGGATCCGTCACTGACTGTTAATGAAGTGTTGGAGCAGAACTGTATAaaaattgatgactttgtgAGATTTGAATGTGGTGATATTCTGGAGTCTGAAAAGCCTAAGGAAGAGTTGAAGGAAACTGATGCGGAGGCAAGACAACAGGCATAATTAAGACTTTTCCTTCAAGTATCATTTGTCAGGACACACGTCCTCTTCCAGGATACAATGAACATTGAGATCATTTCATTCATAGTGATTTCACATCACCCTCTGCTAGCTATTGAAAATTGTGTGCTCAAATGacaaatgtaaataaattgtACATTTTATTGTCTAATAAACAGTTAAACTGAAACGGTTGTATTTGTGCTAATCATTTCAGGTAAATCTGAAGTAGATTTACTGCTGCCGTCTCTAATTTTACAAAAATTTGTGTGTAGAGGCAACAGAAAATGTGTTCGCCAGTCAATATCACGGAACAGATTATCAAAAGTTTGATGGTATCGAACGTTGACAGCTTACCAAAGCTTTCAGAGTAAATCCATACTGCTTCGGCAGTAATAGCAGCTAGTGATGATCACTGAAGCTGTCTTCGTATCACACTGCCCTAGATCTGGGGCAGTTGGTAACACCCCCGTCTCgatttacatgtaatgaaggcaATGAGGTGCAACCAGGGAGAGTATTATATTCTGATGATGACTGTGGATGCATTGTGATAGCTTCAGGACAGGAATGTGCTGGCttaacagtacatgtatacccaATAAAGTGCAGTTTGAAGTAGTGCAATTCTATGAAAATGTGATGAACGAACTAACAAATACCACCTATTCAACTGTAATAGATTTGACATGAACAGATGTCGCAGGAAACTAATTTACTTCAAACTTCGCATAAAAACCACTTGAACTTTGAAGAGTTAGCAAAGTGCCTTTTGTCCGTTTTGAAAGTTGAAGGGGAATGTTGCAGTTGATTAGTGTCCTCCCAATTTGTATTGTAGCTGGGTAAATTACTCGATGCCGATGATGCAGTGCTGTGTCCATCTCTGAAAAGTGGAACTCTATGGTTGGATGGAGTAAAAACAACAGCTTGTACCTCATAAAGGTATTCAACTCAATCAACAAATCAACTGGGGACCTGAATTCATGGAATGAGCATTGCTCCTTTAAAATCAATAATTCCCTCAAAGAACACTTCAAAGGAGTACTTTTTTGGCTCATTTCCTGTTGAATTTAATGAATAAAGGAGCAGGGTGTTCGTCTTAATCTGGTGTTGATACATGTCATGTGTGTAATATCTTGTGTACTCTTGCACCATAGagttatttcaaaacaaatttatttgTCTTTCAGAACCGAGAATCAGAAACTGAAATTTAAGGTTAAGGATTACTCACTCCTTCAGGAGGGGATATGAGATGTACAGAGGTACTTCGGACGGAACTTTCCTGTTCGCCCAGTAGGTTTGGATGTGCCCATTCAAACACTCAGCTATTTGGAGTCTCACAGGTGAGGATACATTGTTTTCTTGTGACTGGAAGCAGAGTTTGGTAGTTAGAAATAGGAGGTTAGTCAACACACGCAGTTGATTGGAGTCTTTATATCAAAAGCTACAGGTTCAACTGTGTTTAGAATGTTCTCATCAGTTGGCTGTGATGTCCCACTGATAGAATGAACATTTTGGCCCTATGAATACctgaaataatgttttgatcCTTTCCCTGAAGCATGTTCAATTCATTAACTGATATTTCGAAACTTTTGCTAGGCCTTTTCAGGACCCTAAGGCCTCCTCGTATGTAGATTCATTTGCCAGTGGGTAGGCCAGACTGGTTTTTCAGATGCCCCCAATTTTGGTCATTCACATTTCAGCAGTGGTTAATCCTGTTTATTTCCACAGCAAATACACTCTTGATTGAATAATCAAATACACTATTGATTGAATAATCAAATACACTCTTGATTGAATAATCAAATACACTCTTGATTGAATAATAAAAGTATAATACAATATGTTCTTACTGTGAATCTGTTCCATTTTTCCAGTGGCGATGCTGCTCCgacctcctcttcctcctcctgcACCGCCTCCCCTGGGCGGTATTCTTCACCGTCATCCACGTGTGCCACGTCTGGCACAGCACCTCAACCTACGGTGCCTCGGTGCCAATGTTCTACCTCTACTACTCATACTGGGGTGAGCTGCTTACCATGCTGGACACCCTCCTGGGATTAGTGGTGGCCATCATTATACAACATGGTAAGGCTACTCACGTTGTGAGAAGACAAGTTTTGGATACCATAACACTGATAAGGTTGTCCTCAGACTTCTGTCAACCCTTTTCTTGACTGCTTGAAAGCACAAAGTAAACGAATCAAGTGCCAGTTGCTGCTTTTTACACATCATGATGTATCTCTTCAGTGCTCTCCCGTTTCTCTATTTCGATCACGTTTTTATTTCAGGGTATCTCAAAACGTGGCACCTGCTCCTCAGTGTCTACTGGATCCTCCATAACGTCTCAGCCTGGACGACTCTCATCGTCGTCCTCTCCTACTGGGCGCTCCATTACCCCGGCACACAACCCTCATTCTTCAACATCGTTGGACATGTCATGATCGGCGTCTACATCATCCTGGACACGATGGTCTCCGCAATCCCGATGCGACTCCAGCATGGTTACCAAGGCACCATCGTTGCACTTGTATACGTTATATTCAATTATTGTTACTTCCTTTCGGGCGGTCGAAACCCTTTTCAAGATAGTCAGGCAACAACTTACCCCTATTTGGACTGGGACGTAGATCCTGGAATGGCATTTTTGAAAGGTTTAGCCGTCGTTGCCGTGGGGGTTATCCTGTGGATATTCCTGTATGGAGTCTATGTTATCAGGATGTGTATCTTTTCAAGATATCATAAAGACATTGATCCAGAGTGGACAGAAATACCATGAGGTATCAGATGTACTAAAATGTACTAAATAAGAAAATTCAAGAACGCTATCTTGTTCTGTGTTGTTTATTTAATATAACTCTTCAGTCATTTGATGCGTTATAAATACATGTGTTATCAAGACATCTGATAAATTAGACTTGTAAAGTCTTAGTAAAgtgtaagtaggcctactgtaaacAAGGGGGCACATTATCAAGCTGACAGATCATTCTCAAATCTCTGAAGCAGACAGTTACATTTCACAATTCAAGTGGACGTCTTGACCTGGCCAGGAATTGACAAGATATATGAGGGCACGGCAAAATCTTTACAAAACGGGAAAGTGCCTTGTGAAGTCAGAGCTGTCATAAGGTTGGCACCGAGGCAAAATGCTGCCATCAGCTTGACAGAAGGGAGTCTGAACACCTCCACTTTTTACACTTTGTAATACAGTTTACTGTTGAATTGGAATGACTTAAGACATGCCAGTGCTAGTGGCCTTGTCATTGTGAACAGCTGGCATAGCGTCAGGCATCACTGTAATCCTGCCAGCCAGGAAAGTCACTTTGCCAAGTCTGAAATGTCAAGGCAACGAGGCCAAACAGAGGAGGTCAATGCTGGCATTGGGTCCGCTCGTTCCGATCTCCAGCAACTTATTTCAGAATTCTGTCTGCATGATGAAACTAGAATCATGTGTCAAGCTTGAGATAATCATTGACAGTGCAAAAACATGGACAGAAGTGTCATAACTGGAACTGTACATGCAGTCACGTTCACAACATCAAGAGAGAAAACATATTTCATACATTCATTCAAGGCAATGACACAACTTGGTTCATTTTGCTCTACAAAGTTATCACCGTCACCCACCCCAACGTTTGTACCCACATGTAGCATGAATGATATAAGCATAGAAAAACACTGCCCTGACTGGGATTCAAACCACAGGCCTTTGGATTGCGATCCATTGAAAGGTTTTCAGGGTTCTGCACTGTGTGACATTAGAGCCAGCTTagattttatgtacatttaacCAGGTTTTGACAATTGTGTCGGCCCTGAACCacaaagacatacatgtactcataTGATCACACAATCTCTAGAAAATATATTTACAACTATTGATTCTCAATTCATCTCCCTGAATAATAGTCTCTAGAAGGTGCATATGGTAGATAAATTGACCACAATATAAATAATGTGTAGTTGAAGAAATTTCTGTACAACCTTGATTATTTCATGCAGTAACCAGTTTTTAGAGGATCAAAGCCTGTTTCCACTAATATCTTTGTAGCAAATGACATAGGGATTTATCAAAGTCTGCGACCCCATTACTATCTATTCCAAATAATTTATAGCCAAGCTAATCAGGTATGTAACAGTACATTTTGACAGAAGTCGCTAGTTAAAAGTCGAAACATCTAAACTCTAGTCTGATTAGCAGTAAGATGGTCCATTTCCATCGAGTTTCTAACAGGTTTTGACCCTTAAAACCCAGCTCCCAAAGCCCATTACCCATAAAAGACACAACATCCCAATAGTATTACAAGATTATATACAACATCATATGCAACacacaaatgaaaataaatgaaaaaatatctttGGACTTCACACTCATCTTGTATAAGAACACCAAAGCGAAGTCCAACATGTCAAAATGTAGGAGAAGACAGATAGAACAACAGTAGTCCCTCAACAGCTGTTGCTCATAAGAAGTACCCCACAGGCAGGCTACCTCATTGAATCGTGTGTGGCGGGTAAATGTAGCCCCCCTCTCCCGTGGCTTAGGAAACCCAGAGTGCAAGGATTTCAAGTCACGATTTACATAACTCAAGTACCATGTGGCTGACTTTGACTCAACACACAACGTCAAGAGATAACAGACCTGACTATTAGAGAGCAGAGGGCAGcatcaaggtcatttgcataattctGCCATATTTGAAGCCTTACTTAGGCCTGAATATCCCCTATTAAGTACAGAAACTGTGTCACACCCAGCATGGTTGTACATGACTTGATGAAGTACCCAAACAGAGTCACAAACCAACACTACCTGTATATACATGCCCCTTAAAACTCGATGCAGTGTTGCACCTCCGCatagttgtcaacatggtaaaCTACAGACAGAGTCACAACTCAGTGAAATTGTTCATGTATCAAGGTCACTGGATAGAATATACATTGAGGCGTTATCCGCAAAAATCACAACACATTGGTAAAACTCCTTGACAGAGTTCAGGCCTTTTTATGCCCGCTTCACAGGATAGAACTATTATTTACATAGTTTGATGAATATGTATCATATGTGATATATCTATACACTTTAAAACAGTGCATTTAGGCCTGTACAAGTGATAGGGTGTTAAGCTGCTGAAGACTGAAGGTGAAGGTATTCAATTACAGCAGTACCCATTGGCTAAGAACCATCTGTTCAGAATGTTACAATATTCTAGTTGTTAAGAATGCTCGAAATTGAAGACCAAAAGATGTTCTGCATGAAAACCTAATTCCTAATGAGCCTCAGAACAGACTAAATAGGATTCTACCTTCAGGTCTACAGCAGCTCACCACCCTCctcttgcatgtacatgtagcagatCCTATTGTGATAACAGATCATATCTGTTTCAGCCTGGTGTCAATAGGGGGCGCAATGGCCTCCAGTCAATCGTGAGGAGCTGTATTTACACTGATGAGACTTTCTGTTTGTTCCCTATCTAAGTCTCGTAACCTGAAATGAAGGAGCAATGATGTTATTATCAGAGAAGTTATGTGAACAATCAATGAATCACCTGGTCAAGTGTTTGTGTCAACGTAGTTATGTAGTATCATTACTGATGGGCTTTCATAAAAGAAGCACAGGCTGCAAATCACCTGGGGGACGATTCACACAGGTAGAGGCAAGTGTACACAAAGACTGGTGAAAGTGGGGTGACTTGTAGCCGACCAGTATGCCTGTGAAACAATCGGTGGCTGCTGTCCACTGAAATATCAACAGTAGAGAGAAACTTGAATATGCATACCTTGGTAACACAGACGCTCTTTTCCGACACACACAATGTATAAGTTTCTTGACCCCTAAAAGCACTGGGTCCCAGTTCTCGTAGTGAGAGAGGACCGTCACGGCGAAGAACGATATAAATACTGGACCGCTGCCCACGTAAAACATCCACGTGTATGAGACCTGAAAAACAGGACGAAGATATCATGGTGAGTGTGAACGACGACAGTGCGGTTACATCCTCTATcaacaataaacaacaaaaccaAAAGCAACAGCCTCATCTCTTCAGTTGTGTAACTGTAAGACTTAGATCTGGAAATGAGCTCTCAAAACTGACAAAGTATAGGAAACCGTGCCGTTCCCACAGTACTAAACTTAAGGAAGGATCGAACCATAACAGGGAAATGTAAAGAGTATATGGTCTGAAGCATTTATATCACAGTGTATCAACTCGTACTTACATTTTTCATGACTGTATCAGCTATCATGGTTAATGGAATGGTCAGGCTGAGACTGAGGGTGCCCATCAGAGAAGAGGTGAGAAAACAGCCCCTGTAAAGTCAAAATAGGATAACTGCATGTAGCCCTAGTAACCCGTCAGATTGTGGAAGTGAACTATCACTGTCTAGGATACTAGTACACCTACCTGAGGAAGGTGCTGCTTACTGTGTTGCATGCACAGTACAAAATAAATTGTGTCACTTCAGAGAGGTGGGGGTGGGGTAGTATAGTTAAAATCCATTAAGCATAGAGCAGACAcattttgatgataattttgAGCATCAACCGTGCTGCTCTTTTTGGTAATCagagattctaccatgggccatcaaaaGTTCTACGTATCGCAGATACAGCTTCAACAACTTACCAGAGCCACAATATTTCTGAGAGGACCGTCCCAATGACACCGTTGGCAACCAGATAGACCCAGTCCATTTTGGTCGGCCACTCGAACACCTCGGCCTTTGAATAATGGAGGATGAAGAATCCAGGCCAAAGGATGATCATGCAGAAGAAACCAACAAAACCTGCAGTGGAAGAAGAGCAAATTTATATCCAAGCAGTTCAAAGGAATAGTTTTAGTTATGGTAAGAGGTTGAATTCGAACAAATTGGTTAACCAACTGATATATGGTATGCGTCTTTAAAAAAGTAGGA comes from Lineus longissimus chromosome 15, tnLinLong1.2, whole genome shotgun sequence and encodes:
- the LOC135499590 gene encoding elongation factor Ts, mitochondrial-like isoform X2, with product MIKGFFKFPASIRLIHTSSLFRAVDKASLSKLRKRTGISFINCKKALEKFENDVDQAEGWLKEEAQKQGWEKATKLGGRTMSSGLIGVRVDGDLAAMVEINCETDFVARNKKFQNLVSQISNLVLQQGKESDAAKIYWERDEFNKLSSSNKTISDMVAMEVGSLGENMAAKRGVVIRAGENFKVGHYVHAIGAGDKESGQCSLGKYASVIRYRQTAPVDLPKFSLEEAARQLCQHIVGMNPTSVGSTEDEPSESKDNESKMIHQEYLLDPSLTVNEVLEQNCIKIDDFVRFECGDILESEKPKEELKETDAEARQQA
- the LOC135499590 gene encoding elongation factor Ts, mitochondrial-like isoform X1, translated to MLPHPLSGFFKFPASIRLIHTSSLFRAVDKASLSKLRKRTGISFINCKKALEKFENDVDQAEGWLKEEAQKQGWEKATKLGGRTMSSGLIGVRVDGDLAAMVEINCETDFVARNKKFQNLVSQISNLVLQQGKESDAAKIYWERDEFNKLSSSNKTISDMVAMEVGSLGENMAAKRGVVIRAGENFKVGHYVHAIGAGDKESGQCSLGKYASVIRYRQTAPVDLPKFSLEEAARQLCQHIVGMNPTSVGSTEDEPSESKDNESKMIHQEYLLDPSLTVNEVLEQNCIKIDDFVRFECGDILESEKPKEELKETDAEARQQA